tcctgttcctgtcacGAGTTTGCCACTGTAAAGCCATGCCATgcaaaaatgagattttttttttttgttttgtaggaAACCAGCTGCAGCCCGGGGTCCATTTAACTACTTCAAATGTACTAATGGCACCTACAGATCAAGTGGGGAAACAGGAACATGAAGTAGCAGGACAGGTTGCTGGTATTCCTCCAACACTCATACAAGCAGATCTGAGTCCTGTACAAATTCAATCAGGTAAAATATTTCActatttattcccccccccccccccccccccccccaggtggggGGATTACTGCCTTATATTTTTACTTATTAGTGTTCGCTTTGGAGGCCAACACTCTTGTTCAATGCTTTTTCTAGGAATGGCTTCTGTGGTAATTCAGCTTCCAAGTGCAATCAAATTAAAAGATATTATTGCTAATAATCCTGTACCCATCACCTTGTCTACTGTGCCCGGTAATGTTTCTACAGCAAGCTCTTTTGGCCCTGTATCAGGTGTGTTAATAATGTCATTTAAATGTTTCCTCGAAGCGGTATAGATGTACTGTTTGACAGTATGGCCTTGCAGTGAGATGCTCTGTCATACTGATCCATAAGCAAAATCCAGGCTATTTGCTAAGTGGTATAATTTGTCCTCTCTGCTGCAACCTCAAATATATTGTTTTTGTATGCTCCATCTGCTTGTAATAGGCAGCTCCTGAATGGAAAGCTAATACTTCAATGCAAGAGGAAGTGATTATACAAAAACCATACACATTAATAGTAAATGGCGTAATATACTAATTATCACCATAATCATTATCTGTGATGTAACCGTGTCTTTTGTTGCAGATGAAGATGATCTGACCATGATGCCAAAGATTGTAAATGTTATGTCTTTAGCACCAGAGGCCAAGTCTGACATGGGCATGGAAATCGGCATCTCTGACACCGAGATGGAATGGAAGTCTGATGCATGCTCTCTAACAACTGAGGCTTATGCACGAGGTAATGCACCAGCCCAGGATGCATGTTATGTGACTGCTGAGTCATGTGTACCATCCACTTCTGTTCCTGTGGACAAAAAGAAAGAGGAGGTTGCAGATCCAGCAAGGAAAAGCTGCAGTCCACACTCTAGTCTTCATGAAAACCTACCCCAGGAAAATGACAGCGGTAATACCGAAGCCTCCTTAAAAACTAAAGATGTCAGTGTGAGTGTTACTCCCCCAACTGAAACGGTTGATGATACCAGAGGTTCAAAACTTGATCTAGAGCTCAAGAAATTAACGTCTGCCATTGACGAAGCAGGTTTAGATCCGACCGAATTACCAGACaccatgggtgatccagaagaggCTGATGAAACCCTCACATCACTCCTCGATGAAATTGCATTTCTCAA
The sequence above is drawn from the Bufo bufo chromosome 11, aBufBuf1.1, whole genome shotgun sequence genome and encodes:
- the LOC120981930 gene encoding MAX gene-associated protein-like isoform X1, encoding MAPTDQVGKQEHEVAGQVAGIPPTLIQADLSPVQIQSGMASVVIQLPSAIKLKDIIANNPVPITLSTVPGNVSTASSFGPVSDEDDLTMMPKIVNVMSLAPEAKSDMGMEIGISDTEMEWKSDACSLTTEAYARGNAPAQDACYVTAESCVPSTSVPVDKKKEEVADPARKSCSPHSSLHENLPQENDSGNTEASLKTKDVSVSVTPPTETVDDTRGSKLDLELKKLTSAIDEAGLDPTELPDTMGDPEEADETLTSLLDEIAFLNQQINSDTDALESVSDFPGPDTVSHSDVNKFADSAPFSFGRFKDGPETKENNISFSPLFMQLEEGEILDNSKLNEGASLGVFAGGARKEPYLTEAAGTSIGLRQPPATVPTHQRTDQSMGSCSDVFWRPMPKLAPLGLKSYTLPSDQSVLASKPMPSLASVAMKLSSPESTD
- the LOC120981930 gene encoding MAX gene-associated protein-like isoform X3 — encoded protein: MAPTDQVGKQEHEVAGQVAGIPPTLIQADLSPVQIQSAPEAKSDMGMEIGISDTEMEWKSDACSLTTEAYARGNAPAQDACYVTAESCVPSTSVPVDKKKEEVADPARKSCSPHSSLHENLPQENDSGNTEASLKTKDVSVSVTPPTETVDDTRGSKLDLELKKLTSAIDEAGLDPTELPDTMGDPEEADETLTSLLDEIAFLNQQINSDTDALESVSDFPGPDTVSHSDVNKFADSAPFSFGRFKDGPETKENNISFSPLFMQLEEGEILDNSKLNEGASLGVFAGGARKEPYLTEAAGTSIGLRQPPATVPTHQRTDQSMGSCSDVFWRPMPKLAPLGLKSYTLPSDQSVLASKPMPSLASVAMKLSSPESTD
- the LOC120981930 gene encoding MAX gene-associated protein-like isoform X2; the encoded protein is MAPTDQVGKQEHEVAGQVAGIPPTLIQADLSPVQIQSDEDDLTMMPKIVNVMSLAPEAKSDMGMEIGISDTEMEWKSDACSLTTEAYARGNAPAQDACYVTAESCVPSTSVPVDKKKEEVADPARKSCSPHSSLHENLPQENDSGNTEASLKTKDVSVSVTPPTETVDDTRGSKLDLELKKLTSAIDEAGLDPTELPDTMGDPEEADETLTSLLDEIAFLNQQINSDTDALESVSDFPGPDTVSHSDVNKFADSAPFSFGRFKDGPETKENNISFSPLFMQLEEGEILDNSKLNEGASLGVFAGGARKEPYLTEAAGTSIGLRQPPATVPTHQRTDQSMGSCSDVFWRPMPKLAPLGLKSYTLPSDQSVLASKPMPSLASVAMKLSSPESTD